In the genome of Podospora pseudocomata strain CBS 415.72m chromosome 7, whole genome shotgun sequence, the window TGCAAAACCGCACTCAGGAAAAAAACCGCGAAGCTCGCAGTCTTGTGCGTGTACCCCCTCGAGCGCATAGGGGAATAGACGTGACGCCGGAAAAACTGATACACTGGCTTGTTCCACGTCCGCCAGtacatccccaacccctcactATTCCACCACGCTTCGTAAAAACTCCTATCCCCAAACCTTGTGATTTCCGCCAGGGCGTTGAGGAAGGATTGGAATAACGCAAAAAATCCGGCTAGCCAGatgacgagggagatggtgctCAGTTTGAGGAGGCGTTCGATTATACTGAAATAATCCAACGAGGCGATTTTATCGAGCGAGTTGATCAACACCGGGGTGGCATACTGCGCGGAGCAGAACCATATAAACACCGAGAGGCAGACAACCTCGCCGAGCCGTTTGGCCACAAACACCCAGCGGATTTTGGAGGTGCGGGGGTAGACGGGTTGGTAGATTAGGGTTGGTGCCCACCAAAAGTAGACTAGATTCGTAaaggtgatgttgttggggtaGGGACACTCCCTATATAATTCCGGGAGGGCGTCGAGTTCACCAGTGACGGGGTGGAGGTAGGCGTGGCGGAGGTCGCGGTTGGTGAATGCGTAGCTGGCGGTTTTGAGCCAGACGATGATGGCGTGGACTTCGGAGAGGGTGCcgatgagggggtggtggacgTGGTACCAGACTACGTAGGTCGTCAAAACAAGgcaggtggtgatgttgagggcGTGGAAGATCCAGATGAGGGTCCAGGTGGATTGGAACTTGGAGAGCTGGGCTTCGGTGGGACTGGAGGTTCCTGAAGGGGAaggtttgggttttgggaatAGGGAGCTGCGGGCTGAGTGGGCGGCTACGAGCTCGATGAAGtaggcgaggaagaggtggcAGGGGATGAGGAAGTagaggaagatgccgatTTGGAGGTCGGTGGGGCGGAAGTCGTGGCAGTTGAGGCAGATGAGGACGCCATACTGGGGTTTTATGTCAGTGAATGTAGGAGAATCATTGGTGAAAACCAAGGGAGCCGGCTACCTTTTGAATGTTTTCAATGACAAGACGGAGGTTGCCAACTACCAGGACAATCACCATGAGGTTGCGAAACCCCAAAAAGCTGGGTGTCTCGGTTGTGTCATGGCTAAGACATGAGGGTTGCGACTCAGAATGAATAGCTTCGACATGGCGGTACTTTCTGCTGCGATATGATCGTTTCGGTTTCTCTGGTGTTGAAATTGTTGTTTCCGTGTTGGAATTGCCATTCAATTGGTCCGTCTTTTTCAcaactcccccatcctcccctcctgtTCTGCGAGTGACGCCATTCGCGGGGTCATCAAGGCGAGTGCCCGTCGCTGTAGCCGTGTTCATCTTGGAATCATTGGTAGGCGATAATGACGCCTGAGACATGAGATTGAAACAAACAAGAATAAAAATGGAAAATGGTGTGGGTGAAATAAACAAAAGTAGCGAACGTTATAATGTTTAAAGAATGTGGTGGCGATATAACAAATCAAATCGCTTTTTTTGGCTGGTCAGGGTCCAAGAAACGGTGCGTCACTGGGCTGGTTTTATTTGGCAGAGATGCCGATGGAACTAATTCCTCGGTATGGCACGGAAGggccgaggaaggagaagacaaTTGGAAGCGAATGAATGGGTCAGAAGCAGGCCGCGAGGACGTGATATCGATGCTTGATGTATGTAATAAGGGGCCAAAGGGGCAGGGtgggcagggcagggcaaGGAAGGGAGCAAAGCTAAGGTAGCTAGGCCCGCAGCAGAACACCGTTGGCTGCTGCAACCGGGAGCCTCAAAGTGTCCGTTTATACGAGAGAAGCAGTGATGGTGAAGATAGATAACAAGCAACTGGTGGTTGTTTAAAGTCCACAAGTTCTTATCTTGCTGGAGGGTACACCAAGAGCACGAGACATTGTGAGCCAAGCTCTTACAGGCAGTTCAATATCGAAAGCAGCGTCGACATTGGACGGAGAACGTGAAAAGCTGCAGGCCTGCTTTCAGGTTTGCACATGCAATTCCTGCAGTCGTCACAACGGTGGGGCATATCATGGCAGGGGTGGTGCTGTCTTGGCGCATGCCAGCCTGCTCCACCagggcaaggagatgcacCGTGTCTATATTACCACCACACTGTAGTATCCACACTTGCTTCGTGCACGGTCCACATGTTAATTGCTTCGCGCCCACCATGGGACGCGACAAAGCCAGAAGCTTCAGAGAGCTGTTACTTTATAGACAATTCACAAATTGCACCCAAAACCACTAGCTCGACTTGTTGCTTGTCCCAACGTCGTCACTACACCCAATCCCATGAGATTAGCCATCATAGTATAAATCTCGACAGAAATCTTACCCAGCTTATCACCAAGGTCTTGTACAGGTCGATACAGGTACTGGTCTCATTCATTGCCGAGTCTCATCGAATTCGATCCCGGCCATATTGATATTGCCATTGCCATGGCATACGAGGGCAGAGACCATGGCGAGAAGGGCTTTGGCGGGGGTGGCCACGATGGTCCTATGCCACCGAGAGCTCGAGGTCGACGTAAGTTTTCGCCTTATTGCTGCGACTCTAAGTTCTGTTTGCGACTTCCCCCACCCTGGATACATCCTGATACATCGACAACATTGATCACCAAGATGACTTGCaaaaaacagaaacagaaacGGACCAAAAAGCTAACAGAaccttccttcccccccccaggTCCTGTAACCGACTATGGTGCCACCATCGTCCACTGGATGAGAAACCGCCGGCCGGGATACCAGGGTTCCTAccgtggtgaggttgagagaCCGAGTGCTAGCTATATTGTCGATGTAAGTACTTCCACTCTTGTTTCCGGTGCAATAATCAATGCTAATTCCTCGACAGATGCTTCCACCCATTGCCAGAAGATCGAATCCAGCTGACACGGTGCCAACCAAGCACCTtcactcctccctcaacaagatcaaaCATCCCGTCAACGTGGTGAGATGGACGCCAGAAGGCAGAAGACTTTTGACGGCCTCTAGCAGTGGCGAGTTCACGCTTTGGAATGGCACAGGTTTCAACTTCGAAACTATCATGCAGGCTCACGATTCTGCTATCCGCGCCTTAGCCTACTCCCATAGTGACGATTGGCTTGTGTCTGCTGATCACGACGGCATGATCAAATATTGGCAACCCAATTTCAACAACTTGGAGAGTTTCCGCGCTCATCAAGATCCTGTTCGAGATCTTGCCTTTAGCCCGAACGACACCAAGTTTGTGACCGCCTCGGACGACTCTACTCTCAAGATTTTCgactttgctgctgccgcttctGAACAGACACTGACGGGTCATGGATGGGATGCAAAGAGTTGCGACTGGCATCCCACAAAGGGACTGATTGTGTCGGGATCAAAGGACCATCTCGTCAAGCTCTGGGATCCAAGAACAGGTCGCTGCCTGACCACACTCCATGGCCACAAGAACACCATCACAAAGACTTCCTTTGAGAAGGTACGAGGCCAATGCCTCGCCACGTCTGCCCGAGACCAAACTGCTCGTGTGTTCGACCTGCGCATGATGAGAGATATTGTCCTCCTCCGCGGTCACGAAAAGGATATCTCCACCCTGACATGgcatcccatccacccaaATCTTCTTAGCACTGGCGGCGCCGAAGGTTCGCTCTTTCACTACTTGCTTGACGAGCCCAACACCCCTCCGGGCCACGCGCCCTCCATTGCTGTATACGACAGCCCCGATCCTCAGTCATGCCCTGCCCAGACTATTTACCCTGCCCACAAGATACCCTATGCTCACGACTTTGCTATCTGGTCGCTCGACTGGCATCCGCTTGGCCACATTCTAGCATCGGGCTCCAACGACCGCATCACCCGTTTTTGGACCCGCTCTCGACCGGGCGAAACTGAATTCAATGATCGCTACCACATTGGCGAAGCCGCCGCTGAGGCCCAAGGCACATGGGATCGCCGTGGGAACCGTCATATGCGTCAAGtcgaagaagaacaagaaatggaggatgagatggacGGCCTTGTCGACCAAAAGATGCCCATCAAGCCACCTGGCATTCCTGGGTTTGGCAACATTCCAGGCCTGCCCATGCAAGGAGTTTCAGCTCTGCCCGGCCTAggtcctccaccgccgcctggTCTTGCCGGAAGAGGTGCCGGTGTTCCACCCAACTTACCCTTCCCGTTACCAGGActcccaccgcctccgctcCCCGGAATCGATCCCAAGAATCCTCCCGATTTCGCTGCCATTGCCGAGATGATGAAAAAGGCTGGTattccaccgccaccacctcccagctCGGGTGGTAtcccgcctcccccgccagGGATGCTTCCGCCTGGCCTCATTCCGCCTCCAGGGTTTCCTCTGCCACCTGgtttccctcctccgccgccccaTCTGGCTGCTCAAGCTGCGGCCCAGAATTTTGGTGACGGCGGTCATGGGGATCGTGAGGCGGGCGGCCGAAGACGAGCACCGCTTCCTAGTCAGGAGGAGAGTCTGCGGATGGAACAGAACCGGGGGCATTATACCAGAGCGAGATAGGAAAGAGGCcgggtggagaggaaggacaaAGGACTAGTGGAGATTCGTATTTGTATCATAATGTTTAAACCAAGCGAATTGATCACATATGCACTCTACAACTTGAGTGTGTCCATGAGAGTCGGGCATCGGGTTCCATCGAGTGCTACATTATTAGACAGGGTGTACCTCTTTATGCTTTGTGGTCGAGAGATTGTTCTGCCGAGAGTACGCACATGATTGCTTTACTGACCTTATATGAAGTGATGTCTCAAGGCAGGGCTAGCTTCAGCCACATAGAATGAGAGTTTGACTGTGTCAAGGTTGAGTTTCCTCACCCAGCCACAACCCAATCTCTCACCCAGGCGCCTGACTGGAAGTCTAAACCCGAGATAAAGTTTCTTACGGATAGCATGTTACAAACCATgaaaggtggaagaggcgcCACGTCAGATCTTTCGgctcatcaccactctcTTTTATTTAAACATCTTCCTTCCATCCACAGCGATCCATCTCAGCAACAGATCCGACCTCGTTCCAATCCGTCGTGTCAACTACCCACCAACAAGGAAGACGTCCAAACCTCCGATCTCGATGACGTCCCCAAGCTCACAACACGATGCAACGATCACGTCAACGAAGCTTGCCGCCTAGCCGGAACACCAGGCGAGCCACCAGGACCATTCTGGTATCTCCGTTTCAGGTACTGGGTTCAATTTGCCCATGTGGCTCTTCTACGACTTaaggagaaagaggagagaatCCAGAGCTTGGAGAAAGAGTCGAGTTACTCGCAAGCCAGGGCCGAATTATTGGAAGCCGAGCTTCAGAGGTCATATACCACGTTAACCTCGCTCTCCCAGGCTCTCGCCAACGTTACTTCCTCCGCATCGGAAAATGAcagttcctcctccacctctctgGACAAGAACACTACGGCTGATACGCAGCAATCCACAATCCCCAATCTTGAAGTCCGTGTAGAAGAACTGGAGGCCTTGGTCACGACTCTTGCTGCTTCCGACCCTTTCGCCACCCCAACTTCCACCGTGCCAACCACACCAATCATGACACCGACAACCACGGCAACCAATTCAACTGTGGGTGCGGCAGTAGATGTGGTCCGGTGTCTAACCTGCTCGAAAGACTTTTCCCACTTGAGAGACTATCAAAACCACACGTGTACGGCAGTATGTAATGATATGGCCCAGTGTTTAACCTGCTGGAAAATCTTTTACCCCTTTGGAGGCCACCTCCGTTGGGACGAGCGGGTGAGCCGCTATGTCTGTGGGCGATCCCTGGGTACAGGGCGTGACTGATCCCTCTGAGGTTGAGTTGGCTGTGGGTGCTAGGAGGTATAAACCTTTTTCCTGGGATTGGGGGGAGTATGAAGAGGTTAGGGATGTCTTGGGAGAcaccgggggggggggcgggtaTTGTTGATAGATTTGAACGGGATATCTTTGTGGCGTCTTGGTTTTGGTAATTAGGGGGGACATCAACGGGGATATAGGCCGGTGAGAATGGGAGGATTGTTGGGTGATGATAACAGTGCTGTACCGGAAAGGACTATACCTTACTATCATACGTACCACTTTTAGGGAGTTCTTCTGTACATGGATATTATTTACAATCTAAACAAACCCAAATCCACCCTCTTTTTCACAAGTCAAACTTCTACACCATCCATACAGCCATCTATCCAACCATCATGACAAGTCCCCTTCCAGCAAACACACCCTCTTCCATCCCAGCTTACACCAACAAGCTTGCCTACCTTTACACAATATATACCTCCTTCCatttccctcccccagcGAAAGTAGCCAAGGTTTCCCCTAACCAACCAACAAAGAATTTCCGTATACGACAAACATCCAAGGAGGGAAACAAACCCCCGCCTCTCCGTCAGAATCCCGCCCTCTCGCGTCCTTCGGGTTAGTGGTTGAGGAAAAAAGGAGACTGATATCTGTTCCAGCTAGGTACAGAAAGGGTACAACATCTTCGCTTTacatttttattttcttcttctcaatctTTGTTGCCTTAGTCTTCAACAATGATACATTCATTCACACTGGCTTGGGTATCTTTCAcactttttcttcttcacatAAAACACAAATCATACCTCCAGCTAGGTAGATTCGggtcttttttatttttgttttttggtttttttttttaaattatttttattttatttttttaatttttttttggaaatTTAACTGATAAATTTTACTTAAGGTGTGCGCTTCGCGCTTGGAGTGGGGACATGAGTTGAGTAGTTGTGATGGCAGAAAATAGATTCTACTTTGTCAGATCGAGCAAGATGAATTGTagttaggtaggtaggtaggtagtttTGATGATGCCCACAGCGTGCTGGGGCACTCCAAAGCAGGACTCAAATCGTCAATATCTAGCCTCCGTCTCGACTCCGCTCAAAGAGTCATCCATCCGATCTCGTGTTTTATGTGGTTTGTCGTTCGCCACCCGGCCGGCCCGGCTCGGACACATCTTTCCGGGGTCCTTCCCACAAGCATTTACATAACACAAAGTAATAGCAGACAGTATAAGTTGACATAAACTataccacacacacacccttACTAcgaaaaaacaacaacagccccctGCCTTCCTTCTCATACTCCCGGCTTtaaacccccaaccctccataaacagacaagacaacaacaaaaaaaaaacataacACAAACAGAAACCAACAACCGCCCCCAcctctcatccccccccatTACCCCCTTATACCTCGCCTCCAAAACTATCATACACACACTTCTTCACTTCTTTACACCTCCcattccccatccccattttCCCACGCCTATCAAGCCTTGGAACTCCTAAGAGAGTCATATTAcaacatccaacccctcgTCCCGCTCATTTCCCTCTCTGGTTTGTTGTgtccctccaaccccaacatgGAGTCATGATCAAGGTCACAAGGATCAATGCAGGCTGCAGGAATAAAGTGACAAGAAAAAGTTTTGCTTGTGCTGAAATTGTACAGGCGCCATACAGCATTCCCACCCCATTCTCctaccacaacccccccaacaacctttTCTCGTCATGTGGAAAAAACCGAACGggtgttttgtgtgtgtgcgaCTGACTGGATCTGAAAACTGGCGGGCTACCAACAAAAGTAGACTAATAAAAAGGTGAACGAACAACGACAACCCCTGGGtagagaaaaaaaatgatAGATTCGGCAGCATCGGGCAGCCAAGCCCAGAGACAAGGAAAAtagagaaggaagagaaacCAAAAAGcagttcccccctcccctgaCGTTGTTCACTGCGATAAAAGAAcagaagagagaagaagacaacAACTTGATAattccccaacccctcccttccctttccctgaACCTAACATGAATGGAGACCCGCTTATCTATACCTTTCCCATCATTATGAGGCGTGACAATGAAAGTCGTTATtcgtccccctcccaaaaagtTTTGCAGTTGCCCCTTTCTGAACCCATTTTACACAGAGATTaatgttttttttctgttcGCTCGGTAGTCGATGGACGATGGTGGCGATGGGGAGTGGGCAGCCTAATGTGTGAAAGCCGTGGCCCGATATAAGATGCGGAGGAAGCGGTCGAAAGAAACGGTGAGAGAGACGAGGCTGGGTGCCTGGGTGGTGGGCAAAGACTCGTGGAgaaggggacggtggtggaaaaAGCCGACGAGGGGAAGTGACTTTGGTTGTTCGTGATTTGGCGATGCGGTAGGGGGAATTTATCGACGTCCGAACCTAAAAGATGGGGGAGAAAAGTTCGTATGAATACTTGACAATTATTTGGAAGCTTTCCGGGGGGTGGAGGTTCTGCTTCCGCCTCCGAGGCCGTGAACAtacttttgtttcttctctGCGGGTTTGAGAATCTGGAGATGGTGTTAGCCATATGCAAACTGGTTATTGTGGCAGGGCAAATACACACCTGGAATGAGCAAAGGAGACTCTCGTCGACGCTCATCATGGCACCAGCATTGTCGAACTCGCCGCAGTAGTTGGGGGCGCTGAATAGCGTAACGAGCTGACGCTTAGAGAAGAACTCGTAACCATCCTCGACAACCTGATGGGCACGGCAGATAAGATCCATGTCATGTTTTTGCAGGAAGCGAGAGACGACATCAGGGCCAAAGGTGAACGAGACACCACGATCGTTCTCACTCCACCCGGTGATGTCCTTATCTGGGTCGGACCACAGGAGATCGCAGAGCAGACCGCAGTCGGGGATCTGCAAGCATGCGGTTAGTATCTGGCTCAGGCATTCCGAGCCCGGTAGGGTTAGAAGCAAACGTAAAACAACTTACATCAGTGGGTCTCATGACACGGCGGATCTGCTCCATAGAGTTGAGGTCGGGACTAAGACCACCGTGCATGGTAAAGATCTTCTCGTCAATAATGGCGGCAATGGGGAGACAGTTGAAGCAGTCGGTAAATGTCTTCCAGAGCTTGATGTTGTAGCGACGCTTGCACTCGTCGTAGAAACCATAGATACGGTTGATGGAGGCACACTCGTGGTTGCCacggaggatgaagaagttCTCGGGGTACTTGATCTTGTAGGCGAGCAGCAGGCAGATGGTCTCCAGGGACTGCTTGCCTCTGTCGACATAATCACCGAGGAAGAGGTAGTTGGCCTCGGGGGGGAATCCACCGTACTCAAACAGCCGGAGCAAGTCATAGTATTGCCCGTGAATATCACCGCAGATCTGCG includes:
- a CDS encoding hypothetical protein (COG:I; EggNog:ENOG503NY8C); protein product: MSQASLSPTNDSKMNTATATGTRLDDPANGVTRRTGGEDGGVVKKTDQLNGNSNTETTISTPEKPKRSYRSRKYRHVEAIHSESQPSCLSHDTTETPSFLGFRNLMVIVLVVGNLRLVIENIQKYGVLICLNCHDFRPTDLQIGIFLYFLIPCHLFLAYFIELVAAHSARSSLFPKPKPSPSGTSSPTEAQLSKFQSTWTLIWIFHALNITTCLVLTTYVVWYHVHHPLIGTLSEVHAIIVWLKTASYAFTNRDLRHAYLHPVTGELDALPELYRECPYPNNITFTNLVYFWWAPTLIYQPVYPRTSKIRWVFVAKRLGEVVCLSVFIWFCSAQYATPVLINSLDKIASLDYFSIIERLLKLSTISLVIWLAGFFALFQSFLNALAEITRFGDRSFYEAWWNSEGLGMYWRTWNKPVYQFFRRHVYSPMRSRGYTHKTASFAVFFLSAVLHELLVGVPTHNLIGVAFLGMFLQLPLIQITQPLEKRKSSSGKLLGNTIFWVSFTIFGQPFAALMYFYAWQAKYGSVSRQQQHQSVQAVCPAPH
- the PFS2 gene encoding pre-mRNA cleavage and polyadenylation factor (CPF) complex subunit (COG:A; BUSCO:EOG09261LPY; EggNog:ENOG503NUVK), translating into MARRALAGVATMVLCHRELEVDLTEPSFPPPGPVTDYGATIVHWMRNRRPGYQGSYRGEVERPSASYIVDMLPPIARRSNPADTVPTKHLHSSLNKIKHPVNVVRWTPEGRRLLTASSSGEFTLWNGTGFNFETIMQAHDSAIRALAYSHSDDWLVSADHDGMIKYWQPNFNNLESFRAHQDPVRDLAFSPNDTKFVTASDDSTLKIFDFAAAASEQTLTGHGWDAKSCDWHPTKGLIVSGSKDHLVKLWDPRTGRCLTTLHGHKNTITKTSFEKVRGQCLATSARDQTARVFDLRMMRDIVLLRGHEKDISTLTWHPIHPNLLSTGGAEGSLFHYLLDEPNTPPGHAPSIAVYDSPDPQSCPAQTIYPAHKIPYAHDFAIWSLDWHPLGHILASGSNDRITRFWTRSRPGETEFNDRYHIGEAAAEAQGTWDRRGNRHMRQVEEEQEMEDEMDGLVDQKMPIKPPGIPGFGNIPGLPMQGVSALPGLGPPPPPGLAGRGAGVPPNLPFPLPGLPPPPLPGIDPKNPPDFAAIAEMMKKAGIPPPPPPSSGGIPPPPPGMLPPGLIPPPGFPLPPGFPPPPPHLAAQAAAQNFGDGGHGDREAGGRRRAPLPSQEESLRMEQNRGHYTRAR
- the GLC7 gene encoding type 1 serine/threonine-protein phosphatase catalytic subunit glc7 (COG:T; EggNog:ENOG503NWPJ) is translated as MADQHEVDLDSIIDRLLEVRGSRPGKQVQLLEAEIRYLCTKAREIFISQPILLELEAPIKICGDIHGQYYDLLRLFEYGGFPPEANYLFLGDYVDRGKQSLETICLLLAYKIKYPENFFILRGNHECASINRIYGFYDECKRRYNIKLWKTFTDCFNCLPIAAIIDEKIFTMHGGLSPDLNSMEQIRRVMRPTDIPDCGLLCDLLWSDPDKDITGWSENDRGVSFTFGPDVVSRFLQKHDMDLICRAHQVVEDGYEFFSKRQLVTLFSAPNYCGEFDNAGAMMSVDESLLCSFQILKPAEKKQKYVHGLGGGSRTSTPRKASK